One segment of Rhodothermus bifroesti DNA contains the following:
- a CDS encoding alpha-amylase family glycosyl hydrolase, giving the protein MYRYTLWLLVAMLALRAQAQNDVMMQAFYWDVPVDAANKNGFWWDTLAAKATELANAGITGIWVPSPAKGNFGIYDMGYAIYDHFDLGNYNQKGTIETRFGSRNELLNMVQAMHAAGIEVYADIILNHIYGGPDNLEPNPEVKRYVFDEARRDPDGDGVYSQFSPYPTNEIIWRIPNAQAGDYYIKIKGYFLPCSDPKGERGYDLYINWDGSPDQPNTPSNANWEYEPNNGNGQYNVFPGSGKHIWAHIDPCGDIDEYKITLTSPRTIEIRLEARREVYNPFDFVPTDQTRGYYPFEIWYNGQNLAATALQAWTSTGITYVNHTGPGEANWSWNYAHFHPVDSRDYLGFPGTDEVIPNTKFFGNDLNTFDSVVQDRLITWGQWLTNTVGFDGYRLDFVRGYQPEFAAQWIKSMPKRADGRQRFAVAEYWGSKPAIKNWVTTVESLGADIDAFDFPLKFTLTDMANWNGADWNMSWLNHAGLVRDNTGNALSGTQVVTFVENHDTGKEHDKWLWRDWDMAYAYILFAEGRPKIFYPHFYGITQHDHSDPSITVQAPASLRQDLIRLIKLRRNYLGGTMVVLSEVGNPWPSADVADVFVARRGGNGTRSGAILVLNDHESSTKGLWVDSSPSGWPNWAGKVLVNPVTGQTSQIYADGRVYVWAPPRSYAIWVLQEEYDPGLFASMEHSPLQVGEKDLFLEALPTEFFWNGPAPNPFAKHSRFELGLPEAAQVQLTIYDLLGREVQQLLHDALPAGRHQVHWEANRLASGTYVARLIVETTSGQRYVQHRLVFLRQ; this is encoded by the coding sequence ATGTATCGGTACACGCTTTGGCTCCTTGTTGCAATGCTGGCGCTTCGCGCGCAGGCCCAAAACGACGTGATGATGCAAGCCTTCTATTGGGACGTGCCCGTCGATGCAGCCAATAAAAACGGCTTCTGGTGGGACACGCTGGCTGCTAAGGCTACTGAGCTGGCCAACGCCGGAATTACCGGCATCTGGGTTCCCTCGCCTGCAAAGGGCAACTTCGGCATCTACGATATGGGCTATGCCATCTACGACCACTTCGACCTGGGGAATTACAACCAGAAAGGCACCATTGAAACGCGCTTTGGCAGCCGCAACGAGCTGTTGAACATGGTCCAAGCGATGCATGCTGCTGGCATTGAAGTGTATGCAGACATTATCCTGAACCACATTTACGGGGGTCCCGACAACCTAGAGCCCAACCCCGAAGTCAAACGTTACGTCTTCGACGAAGCGCGCCGCGACCCAGACGGTGACGGCGTCTACAGCCAGTTTAGTCCTTACCCTACAAACGAAATTATCTGGCGTATTCCTAACGCTCAAGCTGGGGACTATTACATTAAAATTAAAGGCTATTTTCTGCCTTGTAGCGACCCCAAGGGCGAACGCGGGTATGATCTCTATATCAACTGGGACGGCTCGCCAGATCAGCCCAACACCCCAAGTAATGCCAATTGGGAATACGAACCCAACAACGGCAATGGCCAATACAACGTATTTCCCGGTTCTGGGAAACATATCTGGGCTCACATCGACCCCTGTGGGGACATCGACGAATACAAAATCACCTTGACATCTCCTCGTACCATCGAGATCCGCCTCGAAGCGCGCCGAGAGGTCTATAACCCCTTTGATTTTGTTCCTACTGATCAGACCCGAGGCTATTACCCCTTTGAGATTTGGTACAATGGACAAAACCTGGCTGCTACCGCGCTGCAAGCTTGGACCTCTACTGGTATCACCTACGTGAACCACACAGGTCCAGGAGAGGCCAATTGGAGCTGGAATTACGCCCACTTTCACCCGGTAGATAGCCGAGACTATCTGGGCTTTCCCGGTACCGATGAGGTTATTCCCAATACAAAGTTTTTCGGCAATGACCTCAACACGTTTGACTCGGTAGTGCAAGATCGGCTGATCACCTGGGGCCAGTGGCTCACAAACACGGTAGGGTTTGATGGCTATCGCCTGGATTTCGTCCGAGGCTACCAGCCAGAATTTGCAGCCCAGTGGATTAAAAGCATGCCTAAACGCGCCGACGGCCGCCAGCGTTTTGCTGTAGCTGAATACTGGGGCTCCAAACCTGCCATTAAAAACTGGGTGACCACGGTTGAAAGCCTAGGTGCCGATATTGATGCTTTCGACTTCCCGCTCAAGTTTACCCTCACCGACATGGCCAACTGGAACGGTGCCGATTGGAACATGAGTTGGCTGAACCATGCCGGTCTTGTTCGGGACAACACAGGCAACGCACTCTCTGGGACCCAAGTGGTCACCTTTGTAGAGAACCACGACACGGGTAAAGAACACGACAAGTGGCTCTGGCGTGACTGGGACATGGCCTATGCCTACATCCTCTTTGCCGAAGGACGTCCTAAAATCTTCTATCCCCATTTTTACGGCATTACCCAGCACGACCATAGCGACCCCAGCATCACCGTGCAAGCACCGGCTTCACTGCGACAGGACCTGATCCGCTTGATCAAACTGCGCCGCAACTATCTCGGGGGGACCATGGTGGTGCTTAGTGAGGTAGGCAATCCTTGGCCCAGTGCTGACGTAGCCGATGTATTTGTAGCACGCCGCGGGGGCAATGGCACCCGGTCAGGTGCTATTTTGGTACTTAACGACCATGAGTCCAGCACCAAGGGGCTCTGGGTGGACAGCTCCCCAAGCGGATGGCCCAACTGGGCTGGCAAAGTCCTAGTTAACCCCGTAACCGGCCAGACTTCGCAAATCTATGCTGATGGCCGCGTGTACGTTTGGGCACCGCCTCGCAGCTATGCGATCTGGGTCTTACAAGAAGAGTATGACCCTGGCTTATTTGCAAGCATGGAGCATAGCCCACTCCAGGTAGGCGAAAAGGATCTTTTCCTTGAAGCACTGCCTACGGAGTTCTTCTGGAATGGTCCAGCACCCAATCCCTTCGCCAAACATTCCCGGTTCGAACTGGGACTGCCTGAGGCTGCACAGGTGCAGCTAACGATCTATGACCTACTCGGGCGGGAAGTCCAGCAACTTTTGCACGACGCACTCCCTGCAGGGCGTCACCAGGTGCACTGGGAAGCCAACCGCTTAGCCAGCGGCACCTATGTGGCGCGGCTAATCGTAGAGACCACAAGCGGACAACGGTACGTGCAGCATCGCTTGGTCTTTTTGCGTCAATGA
- a CDS encoding PadR family transcriptional regulator, translating to MGIEAVLLGLLAQGPRHAYALYQELRRPDGLWLVWRLKPARLYAMLDRLEQAGLIVSETVPQERRPARRVFRLTPAGEACYLRWRTEPVQHGRDMRQLFLAKLYLARRDGVEVVRTLLENQQAACRQWLADFRRSVPAPESFGYQVWRYRVQYLEALLHWLRDEATSIP from the coding sequence ATGGGTATAGAAGCCGTTTTATTGGGTCTGCTGGCGCAGGGTCCGCGCCATGCTTATGCGCTTTACCAGGAGCTTCGGCGGCCGGATGGCCTTTGGCTGGTCTGGCGATTGAAGCCTGCGCGGCTCTACGCGATGCTGGACCGACTGGAGCAGGCTGGGTTGATTGTCTCGGAGACTGTCCCTCAGGAGCGTCGTCCGGCACGCAGGGTCTTTCGGTTGACGCCGGCTGGCGAGGCCTGCTATCTGCGTTGGCGCACCGAGCCTGTTCAGCATGGCCGCGATATGCGTCAGCTTTTTTTGGCTAAACTCTACTTAGCTCGCCGTGATGGGGTGGAGGTGGTTCGCACCCTATTGGAAAATCAGCAGGCCGCTTGTCGCCAATGGCTGGCCGATTTCCGGAGGTCTGTGCCTGCACCGGAGAGCTTTGGGTATCAGGTGTGGCGCTATCGGGTGCAGTATCTTGAGGCCTTGTTGCATTGGTTGCGTGATGAGGCTACGTCAATACCTTAG